The genomic segment TAATGAACATTTGACAGCTTGCATGGGCAAAAGTAAGACATCATATGCATCACTAGGTATTGGAAGCAGATCATCACTTGTTACTACATAAATATTCCCAAAATCAACAAAGAAGACTTTCTTTGGCTCTTTTTCTATTACTATGCCCCTATACCAGTTTCCATCAGTATATTTGGCAAGGCACAAGGTTCCAGGGTTCAAGGGAGATGTTTTTAAATTCAGCAAAACTTTACTTAGTTGTGTAATACTACATGACAACTGTTCTAAAATACTTGCATTTCTTGCCAGCTGGCAATAAAATGTCCAAGGGTCATCAATATGTGTTATATACACTAATTCTTCACTTCCAATTTTCATATCATGCATAGAATAGAAGTAGGAATGTAGCTGAACAGAGGACTCCAAAGGCTTCTGAAGTTTTACTGGTCTCGCAAGTCTCTTTTCTACCAAGAAATGGCATGCGCTCTGAAAGGGTGTTAGCAAATCCACAATGTTAAACAGTTCTTCATTATTAATTGAAGCCAGAGCAAATACCGTACATTTTAATTCTAGATTTTTTTGCCATGCATTATCTACAAATTCATTGAAAGCTTGTATCGCCTTTACATCCCAAACAAAGGGATTTTGACCATTTGGTTGAATTAAATTATAAAGGCTGCACCTAAAAGCCTGAGCCTTAACCTTGAGAAATTCTTCACTAATTGAATAAATATTCTTCACAGATACCATTTCTCTGTCTCCATAATCTACAAATATTACATTGACATGCTCCACAGATTGTATCCCACTAATGAGCGCTCTGGACCATTGTCTGTTTACCGTTCGCTTAGCCAAACAAGCAGGGGTGTTTCCCTGGTGAGGAGCAGCTATATTTTTGCAATAGTACTGAATATCAGACATTAGAGTTTTAAGTCCTTGTATATTCCTGGTCAGCTGACACCAGAAATAGCCAGGGTTTTCAACATAAGACACTCTGACTTCTACTGTACTTCCAACTTCCAGCTCTCCTTTACAAGAGGAGCCTGGCTTAATTTCCAAGAAATTCTGTAtaagaggaaaataaacagaTGCTCTTTTCACTTTTTCCTGCACAACTGGTTTAGCTGAACCATTTGTCACAACTGTTGTGTCACTCAAAGCTTTTGAAACAGATGTGGTTTTATTCTCTCTCTTGGCTTTCTGCTCTCCTTCTCCAGTTTTGGCAaaaggtattttgttattttccgTAGTAAAATGATTTGAAACATGCCCTGGGGAGTGGGCATTTACCGggatattttcctttgtttcaaatTCCTGATACTTGGCATATCCAGCTTGGGCAATTACCTTACTAATGTTTTCTTCCCCTGTTCTTGATTCATCAAGAATCTCAATAACATATTGATGATCCTGTTTATCAAGAATATGGATGACTAATTCTTTGTGGAGCACAGTCttttcaaaaaaggaaactgCCTCCTGGCTCCAAGTTTTTCCCAAAGGCCAAATATCAGCTAGGGTGCACTTCAGAGCCAATATTGGCAGCTGCCTAAACTGAGGAAGCAGCATCCTTACGTCATACCAGTCCACATTTTCCGAATTGCCTCGGTCAACTAAGAATACATCCACACTCTTGTCATCCAACTTGGTGACTATGGCCCTATAATAACCATTTTCTTTCCACTTGACACAGCAAAGGTCATCAGGTTCAGGTTTCAAAACTACACCATCCAGCTTACTGGCAGAGGAATAGAAACCGCACATTCTCCTCATCAGCTTACTGAAGGTGACATTGTGTTTCCTCAATCTAATCCAAAACTCAGAAGGATTTTTAACAAACTCTACCTGTGCATCGTAGAAGGCATTCATCTTTAACCTGATAGATCTTAAGGCTGGGAGTGAAATCTCTTCATCTACTTCTTCAGCAGGAGACTGAGACTGAGGAGATGTTTCTGGTTCCTCTTCCTCTGTTCCCTGGCTCTGAAGGACTCGGTCAGCCAAGCAATACGACTGTACTCCAAACACACGGTTCAGATTAATCCCATCTTCTCCATACAGGGTGACATAATATACATGCTCAAAGGAGCAATAAAATTCAATCTTTGCATTCACTGCCTTGCCCAGTATCAGCGCCTTCAGGTCACCAACCTGTGACCGAGACCAGCCTCTCCCACCATCCCAGAGTCCATACAAAGCGCAAGGGTAGGTCACCACTGGCATTCGAAAATATTCAGGCAACAGGTACCGAAGGCTACTGCAACTCACTAACTCCTTCCTTCCATAGTCCACGTGAAGCACCTGGGCACAGCGCTGGGGCCGAAAAGTCTCAAGCAAGAGTGCTCTGTACCAATGTCCATTCAGGCCACAGGATGCACACGGAGAGCCTGGCTTGTCTGggctctcctccctctcctcccaggtGGCGCTGGTGCAGTTCTCATCCCCTGTCCCTGTGGAACCCCGGTATACCTGGGCCATACTCTCAGAGAGGCGGTGGATCTCCTGCGAGAGGCTGCGGAGCTGGCAGTGAATGCGGTGGGGATGGCACACTTGGGTTACGACCACGGGCTCCGTCACGCCCAGCTGCAGCTGGGGATAGAAGTAATCCAGACCAGGCTGCTTTTGCTTGAGCGGGACTCGCGAGAGAACCGGGACCCCAGAGCCCACGCTAGCAGTGGCCGCTGTGAGATAGCGCTCCAGCAACGAACGGAAGAGGCTGTCGGGCACCCGCCGGGCCAGGCCCAGCTCCCGCATCTGTTGGAACACATCGGGCACCTCCAGGAGGACTAGGCGATGGAGCAGCAGCACGTCCAGGACGCACCCGTGCACCTCCTTGCCCTGAAGGTTGCTAAGGAAGTCCACGGCGTCGGCGGGCCAGTGCTGCGGCTCGCCCGCGCCCGCGCCGCAGCCTGCCGGCACCAGGCCTGCCAGCACGCAGCCCAGCACTTCCGAGGGCAAGTTGAAGAACTCTCTGCGCCCGGGCGCCAGCGAGCCTGCGCCGGCAGTGATGGTGCGGCCCTCGTCCAGCAGGAAGACACGGCTCTCCTGTGCCTGCCGGCTGAGCACGCGGCAGCGGTGCCACAGAAGCCCCACCTGCACCAGGCACAGCTCGCCGGGAGAGGCCGAGGCGCTGCCCAGCGCCCACTGGCCGCGCGTGGCCGCCGCTTCCTGGATTTCCCGGCTCAGCCGCAGGTACTCGCCCCGCCGCTCGCCCACCAGCCCCCACAGCTGCACCGGGATCACATCGGGATGCACGTCCACGAAGGATACCCGCAGGGCCAGCGAGGCCCCTGGCGCCGGCATTCCGGGCGTCGAGCACATCTTGACTGCGCGGTGTGGACCCCACTTCCGGAAATTCAGGGCCGCGCGTCAGGGCCTTGAAATCCTCCGCGCCGCCAGAAGGCGAGTCCCAGCCAAACTAGGTTCAAAGGACCCCGGGGAGGGGAAGGACGCCGGAGAGGCGTTTCCTCGGCAACCCCCCCTCCGGGACTCACGCAGCGGACTGGTAAGACCCAGTAGCCCCACCAACCGCCCGAGGTCGCGCCTACGGGCACGCATTTACTGCGCTCTGCGCCGCCACTTCCGGCCGCGGGGAGTGGGCGGGGCCAGTCGAGGCCTGGGGTTGGCCTAACGCCTAAGGGCCTAAGGAACTTTTTGGGACGTTCAGGAGACCCGGAAGTGGGAGGTTTTGGACACAACTTGCATCTCCTCAGAGCGCCTTTAACTCTGGAGGCCTCCGTGTGAGGGCCTGGCTCAGGGCTGCGGTGAGGACGGAACAGAGAGGGATTTCCTTTTCGTCCTCCCAACTACCAGGGATTGAGCactgggggccaggcacggtacTAGCCAGTGGCGTTCCCGACGAGAATCGGGAACGAGAAACACAGGAGACAATGGCACATTTCTAGGCGTTAAGGCCAGAACTCTCGGAGGGCCCCGGGCGCTGCCGCGGTGCTCCTGCTGGCTCATTGTGTCTGTGGACAGCCAGGTGCTCAGCCTCTATTCTTTAACCCTGTGTCATTATCTGAATTGATAGAGTTGATATGAGGTTAAAATGACGTATGAAAGTATATAGCGACTGGTACATATTTCCCTTCCCACACTTAGCTGATACGTGTTCCTTTGTTGCTTTGCTGGCTAACTCTGGCATCCCAATTTTGAAGGCATTTTCATTTACTCACAGAGCTAGCACAGAACTGGATTCATAAAAGGAGGCCAagagatatggaatcaacatTCCTTCAAGCCCCTGCTGTATCTACTAAAATCTTAACAGGATAACCCTTTGAGGCCTCTGTTTGTTAAATGTCCAAACCTACATTTGGAATGGAAAAGTGCAGGTAAATTATGGGAAGTTTCCAGGATATGTCTACATTAGATTTTTGTTCATTTGCAAAGTTAGACACATCCCTGGAAGCTTCTTATAGTTTGCCTGCACTTTTCCTTCTACTCCATGTTTCGAAATGttattaaatacaaatacaataaGGCAGTGCTTAAAATGACCCTTGCCTAACTGTAAATCTCAGTATCTTCCATCTGTCCAGATTAGAGGCACCATGTGCTTCCACATCACCCTATGCTTACTTTTTCATGGCACTTTTAACATTGTGTGGCAACTGTCTGATCTCTTATCATCCCGCCAGCCAACAGGTTCCGTTTGGCAAGTAGCGTTTGTTGGATTCTTGGAATCTAGCTTGGAGTGAAGGCaattaatatttgctaaatgaatatgaatgaatgaatgaatgaatccaatTTCTCTAAAAGCTTTGGCTTTTTCCTGAAGAACTCATCCTTGAAAActcagttttcccattttttttctaattgtttcatATTCATtatggaagaaaaacattttatttaaaaacatctaGCAAAACCTAGCTCAAATGTCTTTTCCTCATGACCCTACTATTCACCCTGGCAGAACtggttattcctttttttttttttttttttttaacacacttCTATATTATCTATTGTATTTTGTAGCTCTCTATCTACCACAGTAGGAACATCTTAAAAGCAGGAAcacttctcatttatttttatgttctcgCTGCTTAGCCAGTGCTGGACTGTTAGCATCCAGTAAATTTTAACAAAAGGGTAAGCAATCTAACACTATGCCCTTTACAGTGGAAAGAAGGAGTTCATTATAAAATGGTCTTATGATCACTTGAAATTGTTTTATCATTACATAGAATAATGGAGACTTTAATCCATCGTCTATTTCAGGTTCATGTTGTATAACCAAACTCCTTTGTAGACCACAGGGTTGTAGATACTATGACttactttttctat from the Macaca mulatta isolate MMU2019108-1 chromosome 4, T2T-MMU8v2.0, whole genome shotgun sequence genome contains:
- the TDRD6 gene encoding tudor domain-containing protein 6, whose protein sequence is MCSTPGMPAPGASLALRVSFVDVHPDVIPVQLWGLVGERRGEYLRLSREIQEAAATRGQWALGSASASPGELCLVQVGLLWHRCRVLSRQAQESRVFLLDEGRTITAGAGSLAPGRREFFNLPSEVLGCVLAGLVPAGCGAGAGEPQHWPADAVDFLSNLQGKEVHGCVLDVLLLHRLVLLEVPDVFQQMRELGLARRVPDSLFRSLLERYLTAATASVGSGVPVLSRVPLKQKQPGLDYFYPQLQLGVTEPVVVTQVCHPHRIHCQLRSLSQEIHRLSESMAQVYRGSTGTGDENCTSATWEEREESPDKPGSPCASCGLNGHWYRALLLETFRPQRCAQVLHVDYGRKELVSCSSLRYLLPEYFRMPVVTYPCALYGLWDGGRGWSRSQVGDLKALILGKAVNAKIEFYCSFEHVYYVTLYGEDGINLNRVFGVQSYCLADRVLQSQGTEEEEPETSPQSQSPAEEVDEEISLPALRSIRLKMNAFYDAQVEFVKNPSEFWIRLRKHNVTFSKLMRRMCGFYSSASKLDGVVLKPEPDDLCCVKWKENGYYRAIVTKLDDKSVDVFLVDRGNSENVDWYDVRMLLPQFRQLPILALKCTLADIWPLGKTWSQEAVSFFEKTVLHKELVIHILDKQDHQYVIEILDESRTGEENISKVIAQAGYAKYQEFETKENIPVNAHSPGHVSNHFTTENNKIPFAKTGEGEQKAKRENKTTSVSKALSDTTVVTNGSAKPVVQEKVKRASVYFPLIQNFLEIKPGSSCKGELEVGSTVEVRVSYVENPGYFWCQLTRNIQGLKTLMSDIQYYCKNIAAPHQGNTPACLAKRTVNRQWSRALISGIQSVEHVNVIFVDYGDREMVSVKNIYSISEEFLKVKAQAFRCSLYNLIQPNGQNPFVWDVKAIQAFNEFVDNAWQKNLELKCTVFALASINNEELFNIVDLLTPFQSACHFLVEKRLARPVKLQKPLESSVQLHSYFYSMHDMKIGSEELVYITHIDDPWTFYCQLARNASILEQLSCSITQLSKVLLNLKTSPLNPGTLCLAKYTDGNWYRGIVIEKEPKKVFFVDFGNIYVVTSDDLLPIPSDAYDVLLLPMQAVKCSLSDIPDHIPEEVVLWFQETILDKSLKALVVAKDPDGTLIIELYGDNIQVSASINKKLGLLSYKDRIRKKESELLPSTIENLAEKNENMKLPCTEYLSKSVGNKLHNKEISEQSYKPKINSSYKELRLLQSLTKTNLVTQYQDTVGNKNSQVFPLTTEKKEEICAETLLKTARVEATLSERKLGDSCDKDLPLKFCEFPQKTIMPGFKTTVYVSHINDLSDFYVQLIEDESEISRLSERLNSVKTVPEYYAGPPLQRGDVICAVFPEDNLWYRAVVKEQQPNDLLSVQFIDYGNVSVVHTNKIGRLDLVNAVLPGLCIHCSLQGFGVPDNKNSKKMMHYFSQRTSETAIRCEFVTFRDRWEVILADEHGIIADDMISRYAVSEKSQIELSTQVIKGAGSNSANKSDVDTSVFLNWYNPEKKMVRAYATVIDGPEYFWCQFADTEKLQYLEVEVQTAGEQVVDRRNCITCPYIGDPCIVRYREDGHYYRALITNICEDYLVSVRLVDFGNVEDCVDPKALWAIPSELLSVPMQAFPCCLSGFNISEGVCSQEGNDYFYEIVTEDVLEITILEIRRDVCDIPLAIVDLKSKGKSINEKMEKYSKIGIAKSALPYENTDSEIKQALGSCNLDVGLKKLSNKAVQNKIYMERADELAERTEKDVNNIGTKPSNFRDPKTDNICEGFENPCKDKIDTEELEGEVECHLVDKAEFDDKYLITGFNTLLPHGDETKEILELNSLEVPLSPDDESKEFLELESIELQNSLVVDEEKEELSLVPPSMPLSQECVTKGALELFTGQIPLTCEAEKQPELELPTAQLPLDDKMDPLSLGVSQKAQECMCTEDVRKSSCVESFDDQHRMSLHLHGADCDPKTQIEMNIYEEEFIEYKNRDDISALMPLFPEEESSDGSKHNNGLPDHVSAQPQNTYTLKAFTVGSKCVVWSSLRNTWSKCEILETAEEGTRVLNLSNGMEEIVNPENVWNGIPKSDKRPPEKRGLEVMEI